The uncultured Campylobacter sp. DNA segment TACGCCGGCGCTTAGAGCTATGGCGTTTAGATTAAAGGAGCGATTACCGGCTCATATCGACGTTAGCGATCTAATGGGCGCTGGGCTTGAGGAGATGGTTAGGCTGTCTCGTAAATACGACAAAGAGCGAAACGACTCGTTTTGGGGATATGCGCAAAAACGAGTTTACGGCGCTATGCTTGATTTTTTACGCGGGCTTGACGTGGTTAGTCGCGCAGATCGTACTTTGGTTAAAAATATCGACGCACTGGTGAACGAATACTTTAATAAATTCGAGCGCGAACCTGAGGACGAGTATCTAGCTGCTATGCTTGAAGAAAGCGTGGAAAAGATAAGAGAGGCTAGAAACGTAAGCGCCGTCGTCGGCGTGCTTAGCATCGACGATCAGATGGAGCTTATGAGCGAGGAAAATACGTTTGAGCGAGTGGAGAGAGAAGATCTGATAGAAAAGATAACTCAAATTTTAAACGAGTTCGAGGAGCGCGACCAGCTCATCGTTCAGCTTTATTATTATGAGGAGCTGAGTCTAAAAGAGATCGGCGAGATCTTGCAGATATCAGAGGGGCGCATCTCTCAGATACATAAGCGTTTAATGGAAAAAATAAGAAAGAAACTCGAAGGTAAATAATGGCGGATATTTTAAGTCAAGAAGAGATCGACGCACTACTCGAAGTCGTAGACGACGAGGAGGCGAGCGAGTCTATAGGCGAAGGCAGCAAAGAAGAACAGCGTCAAGTAATAAT contains these protein-coding regions:
- a CDS encoding RNA polymerase sigma factor FliA codes for the protein MQKQPNPYAQTIKKEQDDIVLAYTPALRAMAFRLKERLPAHIDVSDLMGAGLEEMVRLSRKYDKERNDSFWGYAQKRVYGAMLDFLRGLDVVSRADRTLVKNIDALVNEYFNKFEREPEDEYLAAMLEESVEKIREARNVSAVVGVLSIDDQMELMSEENTFERVEREDLIEKITQILNEFEERDQLIVQLYYYEELSLKEIGEILQISEGRISQIHKRLMEKIRKKLEGK